The following are from one region of the Candidatus Polarisedimenticolia bacterium genome:
- a CDS encoding AI-2E family transporter, whose product MRDSAAAEQNGSTGVESPLEVYASVPWWHSRTGRAALGVLLLFAIGEALRIARPLLLPLVISCLLAIVLAPMVRRLRTLHLPYPLAAAIVVAAFTGATGFGVYALADPATSWIERAPETMREIERRLRTVKASMIEARLAADTVEEMTRVDGDTPPTEVTVKEPSLAARVVATTRAALLHAVEVIILLYFILAFGDASLRKLVRISPRLRVKIQVVKLATEIEQEISSYLFTVACINAGLGAATAVAMSLLGMPNPVLWGVVAAVLNFVPYLGSAVTLIVLTLVAILTFDTLSGALLVPVVFLSLATLEGQFVTPIIVGRKMSLSPPAIVIALMAGAWIWGAVGLLIAVPVLAMLKIYCAHDDALSPVAEMLGSD is encoded by the coding sequence ATGCGCGATTCGGCCGCAGCGGAACAGAACGGGTCGACGGGCGTCGAATCCCCGCTGGAGGTCTACGCGTCCGTTCCCTGGTGGCACAGCCGGACGGGGCGCGCGGCGCTGGGCGTGCTGCTGCTGTTCGCCATCGGCGAGGCGCTGCGGATCGCGCGCCCGCTGCTCCTGCCTCTGGTGATTTCATGCCTGCTCGCCATCGTGCTGGCCCCCATGGTGCGGCGGCTGCGCACGCTGCACCTGCCCTACCCCCTGGCCGCCGCGATCGTGGTCGCCGCCTTCACGGGCGCGACGGGTTTCGGAGTGTACGCGCTGGCCGACCCCGCCACCAGCTGGATCGAACGCGCTCCGGAGACGATGCGCGAGATCGAGAGAAGGCTGCGGACCGTGAAGGCCTCGATGATCGAGGCCCGGCTGGCGGCCGACACGGTGGAGGAGATGACCCGCGTGGATGGCGACACGCCGCCGACGGAGGTGACCGTCAAGGAGCCCTCCCTCGCGGCGCGCGTGGTCGCAACGACGCGGGCGGCCCTGCTGCACGCGGTGGAGGTGATCATCCTGCTCTACTTCATTCTCGCTTTCGGCGACGCGTCCCTGCGCAAGCTGGTGAGGATCTCGCCCCGCCTGCGTGTCAAGATCCAGGTCGTCAAGCTCGCCACGGAGATCGAGCAGGAGATCTCCAGCTACCTTTTCACAGTCGCCTGCATCAACGCAGGATTGGGGGCCGCGACGGCGGTCGCGATGTCGCTCCTCGGCATGCCCAATCCGGTGCTGTGGGGGGTCGTGGCCGCCGTGCTGAATTTCGTGCCCTACCTGGGGAGCGCGGTCACCCTGATCGTGCTGACCCTCGTCGCCATCCTGACCTTCGACACGCTGTCCGGGGCGCTGCTCGTCCCCGTCGTGTTCCTGTCCCTGGCCACGCTGGAGGGGCAGTTCGTCACTCCGATCATCGTGGGCCGAAAGATGTCCCTGAGTCCTCCGGCCATCGTGATCGCGCTGATGGCGGGCGCCTGGATCTGGGGGGCGGTGGGCCTGCTCATCGCCGTGCCGGTGCTGGCGATGCTGAAGATCTACTGCGCGCACGATGACGCGCTGTCACCCGTCGCCGAAATGCTCGGAAGCGACTGA
- a CDS encoding BON domain-containing protein: MNRRLGYWLGAFALAGVLAWGCAGTDQPAEQSRTAGDAIHDASITASVKIALALKPGVAATDINVDTNRGIVTLRGEVRTEAERQLAVMVAEDIESVREVVNELTVHG, translated from the coding sequence ATGAATCGCCGTCTGGGTTATTGGCTCGGGGCGTTCGCACTGGCCGGAGTGCTGGCCTGGGGTTGCGCAGGAACGGACCAGCCGGCGGAGCAGTCTCGCACGGCCGGTGACGCGATTCATGACGCCTCGATCACGGCATCGGTCAAGATCGCGCTGGCCCTCAAGCCGGGCGTCGCGGCGACGGACATCAACGTCGACACGAACCGGGGCATCGTGACGCTGCGAGGCGAGGTCCGCACCGAGGCGGAGCGCCAGCTCGCCGTGATGGTCGCCGAGGACATCGAGAGCGTCAGGGAAGTCGTGAACGAGTTGACGGTTCACGGCTGA
- a CDS encoding EamA family transporter, whose translation MSTLGLYLTSVLIWGSTWLAITFQFGTVPPVVSVAYRFALAGLILLAWARIKGLRLRFSAGEHLWMALQGLLLFGINYMCVYLAEAEVTSGLVAVVFSLLVVLNIVGTRIVFGTPLKRPTMLGAVLGIGGIVLVFLPEIGRGTGKGDPTLGVLFALGGAVTASLGNIVASRNHGRGLPVVQMNTFGMLYGALFVAAFALVTRQPFLFDWSPRYLLSLAYLAVFGSILAFGAFLVLLGRIGADRAGYITVAIPIVALLLSAFFEGLRWHMSLALGILLCVAGNVAVLWGRGTSRRDSSA comes from the coding sequence GTGAGCACTCTCGGTCTCTACCTGACATCGGTCCTCATCTGGGGCTCCACCTGGCTGGCGATCACCTTCCAGTTCGGGACGGTGCCTCCGGTCGTGTCGGTGGCCTACCGTTTCGCCCTGGCGGGCCTGATCCTCCTCGCCTGGGCCCGCATCAAGGGCCTCCGACTCCGGTTTTCGGCGGGCGAGCATCTCTGGATGGCCTTGCAAGGCCTCCTGCTGTTCGGCATCAACTACATGTGCGTCTACCTCGCCGAGGCGGAGGTCACGTCGGGGCTCGTTGCGGTCGTCTTCTCCCTCCTGGTCGTCTTGAACATCGTCGGGACACGGATCGTCTTCGGCACCCCCCTGAAACGACCCACCATGCTGGGCGCCGTTCTGGGGATCGGCGGGATCGTGCTGGTGTTCCTGCCGGAGATAGGCCGCGGCACCGGCAAGGGGGATCCGACGCTCGGCGTCCTGTTCGCGCTGGGGGGAGCGGTCACCGCCTCGCTGGGGAACATCGTGGCGTCCCGGAACCATGGCCGCGGGTTGCCGGTGGTTCAGATGAACACCTTCGGGATGCTCTACGGCGCCCTGTTCGTGGCCGCGTTCGCGCTCGTCACCCGCCAGCCGTTCCTGTTCGACTGGTCGCCGCGCTACCTTCTCTCCCTGGCCTACCTTGCCGTGTTCGGTTCCATTCTGGCGTTCGGAGCCTTCCTCGTGCTGCTCGGACGCATCGGGGCCGATCGCGCGGGCTACATCACGGTGGCCATCCCGATCGTGGCCCTGCTGTTGTCCGCCTTCTTCGAGGGGCTGCGCTGGCACATGTCCCTGGCGCTCGGGATTCTGCTCTGCGTCGCGGGGAACGTCGCCGTGCTCTGGGGGAGAGGAACCTCGAGGCGCGATTCGTCGGCGTGA
- a CDS encoding MarC family protein: MPSFVDSWLIPIVSIFFIVDPLAAIPAFLTMTADDSPGKRRAMALKASVASTIILVIFATAGGLILRLFGVTLPAFRIAGGIVLGLTALEMLRAERPSRERSEEIREGIEKTDISITPLAIPLLAGPGAISTVMVLMRPTSSWDSAVPIYVAIVLTGIATYVLLTYSALLQRVLGKTGIHVLSRLMGLVLATMAVQFVLDGLREGGYVKLQGAQNAVRSDGV; the protein is encoded by the coding sequence ATGCCGAGCTTCGTCGACAGCTGGCTCATTCCCATCGTCTCGATCTTCTTCATCGTGGATCCGCTCGCGGCCATCCCCGCGTTTCTCACGATGACGGCGGACGATTCGCCCGGGAAAAGGCGCGCGATGGCGCTCAAGGCGTCGGTCGCCTCGACCATCATCCTGGTCATCTTCGCGACGGCCGGCGGGCTCATCCTGAGGCTCTTCGGCGTGACGCTTCCGGCGTTCCGGATCGCCGGCGGCATCGTGCTGGGCCTCACCGCGCTGGAGATGCTGAGAGCCGAAAGGCCGAGCCGCGAGAGGAGCGAGGAAATCCGCGAGGGGATCGAGAAAACGGACATCTCGATCACTCCGCTGGCGATCCCCCTGCTCGCAGGCCCCGGCGCCATCTCGACCGTCATGGTGCTGATGCGGCCGACCTCCTCCTGGGATTCCGCAGTCCCGATCTACGTCGCCATCGTTCTCACGGGGATCGCCACGTACGTCCTCTTGACCTACTCGGCGCTTCTCCAGCGCGTGCTCGGCAAGACCGGCATCCACGTCCTCAGTCGGCTCATGGGGCTGGTGCTCGCCACGATGGCGGTGCAATTCGTCCTGGATGGGCTGCGCGAGGGCGGGTATGTGAAGCTCCAGGGCGCGCAGAACGCGGTCCGCTCGGACGGCGTGTGA
- a CDS encoding GntG family PLP-dependent aldolase gives MTTSTIAVDLYSDTVTRPTPEMRRFMCEAAVGDEQKLEDPTVNLLVEMVAELLGKEAAVFLPSGTMCNEISLRVHCRPGDEMLAHATAHPLHFEAGGPAALAGVNARALEGPRGQFDEATVKAAIRPENRYMPRSRLLWVEQTTNLGGGSVWPLERLRAVTAVAREHGLRTHLDGARLMNAVVASGVPARDFAKPFDSAWIDFTKGLGAPVGAALAGSREFIAEAWRLKQQMGGAMRQAGIIAAGGIYALRHHVNRLAEDHAHARRLAEGLSALPGIVIDPAAVETNLVYFDVTGALDAPTAVERLAAQGILMGAMGPRTIRAVTHLDVSGAQVEQALAAARAVFTPAS, from the coding sequence ATGACGACCTCCACGATCGCGGTCGACCTCTACAGCGATACGGTCACGCGTCCCACGCCCGAGATGCGCCGCTTCATGTGCGAGGCGGCGGTCGGGGACGAGCAGAAGCTCGAGGATCCCACCGTCAATCTTCTGGTCGAGATGGTGGCCGAGCTGCTGGGCAAGGAGGCGGCGGTGTTCCTGCCCTCGGGGACCATGTGCAACGAGATTTCTCTGCGCGTGCACTGCCGCCCGGGCGATGAGATGCTCGCGCACGCCACCGCCCATCCCCTCCATTTCGAGGCGGGGGGGCCCGCGGCTCTGGCCGGCGTCAACGCTCGCGCCCTGGAGGGACCGCGCGGCCAGTTCGACGAAGCCACCGTGAAAGCGGCCATCCGGCCCGAGAACCGGTACATGCCTCGGAGTCGGCTGCTCTGGGTCGAGCAGACCACGAACCTCGGGGGCGGCTCGGTGTGGCCGCTCGAGCGGCTGCGCGCGGTGACGGCCGTGGCGCGGGAGCATGGTCTCCGCACCCACCTCGATGGCGCCCGCCTCATGAACGCGGTGGTGGCGAGCGGGGTCCCCGCACGCGACTTCGCAAAACCCTTCGATTCTGCTTGGATCGACTTCACGAAGGGACTGGGGGCGCCGGTGGGCGCCGCTCTCGCCGGCTCGCGCGAGTTCATCGCGGAGGCTTGGCGGCTGAAGCAGCAGATGGGCGGAGCCATGCGCCAGGCCGGCATCATCGCGGCCGGCGGCATCTATGCGCTGCGCCATCACGTGAATCGCCTGGCCGAGGATCACGCGCACGCCAGACGTCTCGCGGAGGGCCTGTCCGCGCTTCCCGGGATCGTCATCGATCCGGCCGCGGTCGAGACCAACCTGGTGTACTTCGACGTCACGGGGGCGCTCGACGCGCCCACCGCGGTGGAGCGGCTGGCCGCGCAGGGCATCCTGATGGGAGCCATGGGTCCGCGCACGATCCGGGCCGTCACCCACCTCGACGTCAGCGGCGCGCAGGTGGAGCAGGCCCTCGCCGCCGCACGCGCCGTCTTCACACCAGCGTCCTGA
- a CDS encoding GlsB/YeaQ/YmgE family stress response membrane protein, with amino-acid sequence MSLLDFLLLLLVAGICGSLAQSIAGYSHRGFLTSIALGFVGALFGSWLARSLGLGEVLPLHVGDRMFPIVWSIIGAALFVTVLHLVRPRTSG; translated from the coding sequence ATGTCGCTGCTCGATTTTCTCCTTCTCCTCCTGGTGGCGGGGATCTGCGGCAGCCTGGCCCAGTCGATCGCCGGGTACTCGCACCGGGGCTTCCTGACTTCAATCGCGCTCGGCTTCGTCGGCGCGCTGTTCGGTTCGTGGCTGGCGCGCTCACTCGGGCTCGGCGAAGTTCTCCCGCTTCACGTCGGCGACAGGATGTTCCCGATCGTCTGGTCGATCATCGGCGCCGCATTGTTCGTCACGGTGCTGCATCTGGTGCGCCCCCGGACGAGCGGCTGA
- a CDS encoding BON domain-containing protein has translation MTLRRFMWPVLALAVLTFSCAQPDAVLTAKIKASMAVDSTVKSSQIEVSTQNKVVTLTGNLDTQAEKDRALEIARSTSGVDNVVDMLAVKTGAASGDAPEPGRTVGEHIDDAVITAAVKSRLLEDPQVKGLKIDVDTREGVVFLTGSVGSQEQMDRAVEVARATEHVRDVKPNLVISRG, from the coding sequence ATGACGCTTCGTAGATTCATGTGGCCGGTCCTCGCTCTGGCGGTCCTGACCTTCTCCTGCGCGCAGCCCGATGCGGTCCTCACGGCGAAGATCAAGGCCAGCATGGCCGTCGACTCCACCGTGAAGTCTTCGCAGATCGAAGTGTCCACTCAGAACAAGGTCGTGACACTGACGGGCAATCTCGACACTCAGGCCGAGAAAGATCGAGCTCTCGAGATCGCCCGGTCGACGAGCGGCGTCGACAATGTCGTCGACATGCTCGCCGTGAAGACCGGCGCCGCATCGGGAGACGCGCCCGAACCGGGCCGCACCGTAGGCGAGCACATCGACGATGCGGTGATCACCGCGGCGGTCAAGAGCCGCCTCCTCGAGGACCCGCAGGTGAAGGGCCTGAAAATCGACGTCGACACTCGCGAGGGGGTCGTATTCCTGACCGGAAGCGTCGGCAGCCAGGAGCAGATGGACCGCGCGGTCGAGGTCGCCCGCGCCACGGAGCACGTCCGGGACGTCAAGCCCAACCTGGTCATCAGTAGAGGGTAG
- a CDS encoding DUF6496 domain-containing protein, with product MSRKSSRRKYPPEAARKVQRAMHEMKRGGLRSGRSGRTVRRREQAIAIGLSEARRAGAKIPAPRAPNRSPRARRS from the coding sequence ATGTCGCGAAAATCAAGTCGTCGAAAATATCCGCCCGAAGCCGCGCGCAAGGTCCAACGTGCGATGCACGAAATGAAGCGCGGCGGGTTGCGGTCAGGCAGATCTGGACGGACCGTCAGGCGGCGGGAACAGGCGATCGCGATCGGACTCTCGGAAGCGCGCCGCGCGGGAGCGAAGATCCCTGCCCCGCGTGCTCCGAACCGATCCCCCCGCGCCAGGAGAAGTTGA
- a CDS encoding cyanophycinase, with protein sequence MRNTPLHPLGFIVIACLFVPSLQAAPRPKPGFEAFIVGNPADAPEPSGLSSGLVLMGGGLDVDEAYQWMCQRATGGDFVVIRTSGTDAYNPYLQQLCPQMDSIETIIITTTTGANSTYVRDHIHNAEILWIAGGDQSTYTALWRGTAVQTEVNYLLNTKQVPVGGTSAGLAVLSQFIYTGALGSVTSSQALANPFHRYVTLDRDLFDVALGADKLFDSHFVTRDRMGRTIVFLARIVDNGWSAQPRDIGIDEHTAVLVIPTGMGPTVGTGTMVGTGAAYFLQAPGPAEVLAPKTPLTYHNISVYKVPQGGTFNLVDWTGTGGVAYTLNVDAGVLTSTQAGGNIY encoded by the coding sequence ATGCGCAACACGCCGCTTCACCCACTGGGCTTCATCGTCATCGCCTGCCTGTTCGTCCCGTCCCTCCAGGCCGCGCCGCGCCCCAAACCGGGATTCGAGGCCTTCATCGTCGGAAATCCCGCGGATGCTCCGGAGCCGTCGGGATTGAGCTCCGGGCTCGTTCTGATGGGGGGCGGCCTCGACGTGGACGAAGCGTACCAGTGGATGTGCCAGCGCGCCACGGGCGGCGATTTCGTGGTGATCCGCACCAGCGGGACGGACGCCTACAACCCGTACCTCCAGCAACTCTGTCCGCAGATGGATTCGATCGAAACCATCATCATCACCACCACGACCGGCGCCAACTCCACCTACGTCAGGGATCACATCCACAACGCGGAGATCCTCTGGATCGCGGGCGGAGACCAGTCGACCTACACCGCCCTGTGGCGAGGCACGGCCGTGCAGACCGAGGTGAACTACCTCCTGAACACCAAGCAGGTTCCCGTGGGCGGGACGAGCGCGGGCCTCGCGGTGCTCAGCCAGTTCATCTACACGGGGGCCCTCGGCTCGGTGACCTCGAGCCAGGCGCTGGCGAATCCGTTCCATCGCTACGTCACGCTCGACCGCGACCTGTTCGATGTGGCGCTGGGGGCCGACAAGCTGTTCGATTCGCACTTCGTGACGCGAGATCGGATGGGGCGGACCATCGTCTTTTTGGCGCGCATCGTCGACAACGGCTGGTCGGCGCAGCCTCGGGACATCGGCATCGACGAGCACACGGCGGTGCTCGTGATTCCGACCGGCATGGGCCCTACGGTCGGCACGGGCACCATGGTCGGCACGGGCGCGGCGTACTTTCTGCAGGCGCCGGGCCCGGCGGAGGTCCTCGCGCCGAAGACCCCGCTGACCTATCACAACATCTCGGTCTACAAGGTCCCGCAGGGCGGCACGTTCAACCTGGTGGACTGGACCGGCACAGGCGGCGTCGCTTACACGCTCAACGTGGATGCAGGTGTACTGACATCGACCCAGGCCGGCGGCAACATCTATTGA
- a CDS encoding lytic transglycosylase domain-containing protein, with amino-acid sequence MALQFAPPLVRVVAGVVVFLAAWAVANAAYQAILKPTELFFPVSGALAKTPAETWRSYGPLFYEHSTAVITPAFLAALAQVEGSGNPVARTYWRWRLARNPFKVYQPASSAVGMYQITDATFSEAKRYCIHDHVVVEDGPWLDLSSCWFNALYTRVVPSHAIEMTSALLDRSVASAIGRHRVAAATPERQQDLAAVIHLCGPGVGDAYAARGFRPAAHQRCGDHDVGAYLGRVNAMKRRFARMGAAG; translated from the coding sequence GTGGCGCTGCAGTTCGCACCGCCTCTGGTCCGCGTCGTCGCGGGCGTGGTCGTCTTTCTGGCGGCGTGGGCGGTGGCCAATGCCGCGTACCAGGCGATCCTCAAGCCGACCGAGCTGTTCTTTCCGGTGAGCGGTGCGCTCGCCAAGACCCCCGCCGAGACCTGGCGGAGCTACGGGCCGCTCTTCTATGAGCACTCCACCGCCGTCATCACGCCTGCCTTCCTGGCCGCGCTCGCCCAGGTCGAAGGGTCGGGCAACCCCGTGGCGCGGACGTACTGGCGCTGGCGTCTGGCGCGGAATCCGTTCAAGGTGTACCAGCCGGCGTCGAGCGCGGTCGGCATGTACCAGATCACCGATGCGACCTTCAGCGAAGCGAAGCGTTACTGCATCCACGACCACGTGGTGGTCGAGGATGGCCCCTGGCTCGACCTGTCGTCCTGCTGGTTCAATGCCCTTTACACCCGCGTCGTGCCGAGCCACGCCATCGAGATGACGTCCGCCCTTCTGGATCGCAGCGTCGCGAGCGCCATCGGGCGTCATCGGGTCGCCGCCGCCACGCCCGAGCGCCAGCAGGACCTGGCCGCCGTGATCCACCTGTGCGGGCCGGGGGTCGGCGATGCCTATGCGGCGCGCGGCTTCCGTCCAGCCGCCCACCAGCGATGCGGCGACCACGACGTCGGCGCTTACCTCGGGCGGGTCAACGCGATGAAGCGGCGGTTCGCCCGCATGGGAGCGGCCGGCTAG
- a CDS encoding glycoside hydrolase — translation MLVALALALAAQSAGTTVAQPIPETMYQGLRWRMIGPFRGGRNRAVAGVPSRPGVFYTGAVNGGVWKTDDYGHTWRPIFDAQPTQSIGDIAVAPSDPSIVYVASGEGLRRPDLSVGNGIYRSTDAGLTWTYLNALRDGQQIPQLAIHPDDPDRLFAAVLGHPYGPNEERGIFRSTDGGRSWTKVLYVDANTGGYDVAIDPSRPGIVYATLFESRLAPWEDGNLYGAKGGVFKSTDGGDTWRRLTNGLPDNLLQANIAIARSQPKRLYLTFSTTVPSEYGTNKGMGFYRSDDRGESWTKATDDPRSAMKIGGGDLPIAEVDPADPDVVYSCGIVLGKSSDGGTTWSSFKGAPGGDDYQNLWINPGNHDIMLLASDQGTVVTVNGGRTWSSWYNQPTAQLYHAITTSEWPYKVCGGQQESGSVCITSRGNDGFISNRDWHPVNVIEYGYVAPDPLNPDIIFGAGRTTVTRYDWKTGQTRNITPLPVKGDYRAERTEPLVFSPIDKRTLYYATNVLFRTTDYGETWKIISPDLSHPSPGIPPGVGGMADGDKAAARKRGAIYSVAPSFKAINTIWAGSDDGRIWITRNGGGSWKDITPPGVKPWNKVTQIEASHFDDHTAYASVSGFRVDDLAPRIYRTRDGGRTWQLIVEGLDPSPVNTVREDPVRKGLLFAGTETGVWVSFDDGGRWQPLQLNLPHSSMRDLWIHDSDLIVATHGRSFWILDDISPLRQATAAAAGSDLLFAPAAAIRAPQSTYAETPIPPDEPLAQNPPSGAVIDYYLARPASGAVMIDILDDTGKILRTFAGDDPPELSPEELRKQLIPPSWARGPGNPETSAGMHRFVWDLHYEKPVSVTHEYPITAVPGDTPRHPLGPVAVPGRYTVRLTAGGRSHRAPLIVKLDPRVKTSQAGLQRMFALQKRLASLVDRSSRAILQARSLQEQAARLEPKGVLAEALKAFTSQASTALEGPENPPAGVPKPIGLNSVNDDAYSVYGIVSQVDAAPTAAQLAATARIERDLPAALGVWERILKTDLPALNSDLRQAGLRELDPAQGPRDGENQRNEE, via the coding sequence GTGCTCGTAGCTCTTGCGCTCGCGCTTGCCGCGCAGTCTGCCGGCACAACCGTTGCGCAGCCGATTCCCGAGACGATGTATCAGGGATTGCGCTGGCGCATGATCGGCCCGTTCCGCGGCGGGCGCAACCGCGCGGTCGCCGGCGTCCCGAGCCGGCCCGGCGTCTTCTACACGGGCGCGGTGAACGGCGGGGTCTGGAAGACCGACGACTACGGCCACACCTGGCGGCCGATCTTCGACGCCCAGCCGACCCAGTCGATCGGCGACATCGCGGTCGCTCCATCCGACCCGAGCATCGTCTACGTCGCCTCGGGGGAAGGGCTGCGCCGCCCGGACCTGTCGGTCGGAAACGGCATTTATCGATCGACCGACGCCGGCCTGACCTGGACCTATCTCAACGCCTTGCGCGACGGCCAGCAGATTCCCCAGCTGGCGATCCATCCGGACGATCCCGATCGGCTCTTCGCGGCCGTCCTGGGACATCCTTACGGGCCCAACGAGGAGCGCGGCATCTTCCGCTCGACCGACGGCGGCCGGAGCTGGACGAAGGTGCTGTACGTCGACGCGAACACCGGCGGGTACGACGTCGCCATCGATCCCTCGCGCCCCGGCATCGTGTATGCCACCCTCTTTGAATCGCGCCTGGCGCCGTGGGAAGACGGCAACCTGTACGGCGCCAAGGGGGGCGTCTTCAAGTCGACCGACGGCGGGGACACCTGGCGCCGGCTGACCAACGGACTCCCGGACAACCTCCTGCAGGCCAACATCGCGATCGCCCGCAGCCAGCCGAAGCGCCTCTATCTCACGTTCTCGACGACCGTGCCGAGCGAGTACGGCACCAACAAGGGGATGGGGTTCTACCGGTCGGACGACCGCGGCGAGAGCTGGACCAAGGCGACCGACGACCCCCGTTCCGCGATGAAGATCGGCGGCGGCGATCTGCCCATCGCCGAGGTCGATCCGGCCGACCCGGACGTCGTGTACAGCTGCGGCATCGTCCTGGGAAAATCCAGCGACGGCGGCACGACCTGGTCGAGCTTCAAGGGAGCGCCGGGCGGCGACGACTACCAGAACCTGTGGATCAACCCGGGCAACCACGACATCATGCTGCTCGCCTCCGATCAAGGCACGGTGGTCACGGTCAACGGGGGCAGGACGTGGAGCTCGTGGTACAACCAGCCCACCGCGCAGCTGTACCACGCGATCACCACCAGCGAGTGGCCGTACAAGGTGTGCGGCGGCCAGCAGGAGAGCGGCTCCGTCTGCATCACCAGCCGGGGCAACGACGGATTCATCTCGAATCGCGACTGGCACCCGGTGAACGTGATCGAGTACGGATACGTCGCGCCCGATCCGCTGAATCCCGACATCATCTTCGGCGCCGGCCGCACCACCGTCACCCGGTACGACTGGAAGACCGGGCAGACCCGGAACATCACGCCGCTGCCGGTCAAGGGGGACTACCGCGCCGAGCGCACCGAGCCGCTGGTCTTCTCTCCGATCGACAAGCGCACGCTCTATTACGCGACCAACGTCCTGTTCCGGACGACCGACTACGGAGAAACCTGGAAGATCATCTCCCCCGACCTGTCGCATCCGAGCCCGGGCATCCCTCCCGGAGTCGGCGGCATGGCCGACGGCGACAAGGCCGCCGCCAGGAAGCGCGGCGCCATCTACTCCGTCGCGCCGTCGTTCAAGGCCATCAACACCATCTGGGCGGGGAGCGACGACGGCCGAATCTGGATCACGCGAAACGGCGGCGGGAGCTGGAAGGACATCACCCCTCCCGGGGTGAAGCCGTGGAACAAGGTCACCCAGATCGAGGCCTCGCACTTCGACGACCACACCGCGTACGCCTCGGTCAGCGGCTTCCGCGTCGACGACCTCGCGCCGCGCATCTACCGCACCCGCGACGGCGGGCGCACCTGGCAGCTCATCGTCGAGGGCCTCGACCCCTCGCCGGTGAACACCGTTCGGGAGGATCCCGTCCGGAAGGGGCTGCTCTTTGCCGGCACCGAAACCGGCGTCTGGGTCTCGTTCGACGACGGCGGCCGGTGGCAGCCGCTGCAGCTCAACCTGCCGCACAGCTCGATGCGCGATCTCTGGATCCACGACAGCGACCTGATCGTCGCAACCCACGGCCGTTCGTTCTGGATCCTCGACGACATCTCGCCGCTGCGCCAGGCCACGGCCGCCGCGGCGGGCAGTGACCTGCTGTTCGCTCCGGCGGCCGCAATCCGCGCCCCGCAGTCGACCTACGCCGAGACGCCGATCCCACCCGACGAGCCGCTGGCGCAGAATCCGCCCAGCGGCGCGGTGATCGACTATTACCTCGCCCGGCCGGCGTCCGGTGCCGTGATGATCGACATTCTCGACGACACCGGGAAAATCCTTCGCACCTTCGCGGGCGATGATCCGCCGGAGCTGTCGCCCGAGGAGCTCAGGAAGCAGCTGATCCCTCCGTCCTGGGCGCGCGGGCCCGGGAACCCGGAGACCTCGGCCGGCATGCACCGCTTCGTGTGGGACCTGCATTACGAAAAGCCCGTGTCGGTGACGCACGAGTACCCGATCACGGCGGTGCCGGGCGACACCCCGCGCCATCCCCTCGGCCCGGTGGCGGTCCCGGGCCGGTACACCGTGCGGCTCACGGCCGGCGGCCGGTCGCACAGGGCGCCGCTCATCGTGAAGCTCGATCCACGCGTGAAGACCTCACAAGCCGGACTCCAACGGATGTTCGCGCTGCAGAAGAGGCTGGCAAGTCTCGTGGATCGCAGCTCGCGGGCGATCCTGCAGGCGAGGTCGCTGCAGGAGCAGGCGGCCAGGCTCGAGCCGAAGGGCGTCCTCGCCGAGGCGCTCAAGGCGTTCACTTCGCAGGCGTCGACGGCGCTCGAGGGACCGGAGAATCCGCCGGCGGGCGTACCGAAGCCGATCGGCCTGAACAGCGTGAACGACGACGCGTACTCGGTCTACGGCATCGTCAGTCAGGTCGACGCGGCGCCGACCGCAGCCCAGCTTGCCGCGACGGCAAGGATCGAGCGTGACCTCCCGGCGGCCCTCGGTGTCTGGGAGAGGATCCTGAAGACCGACCTCCCGGCGCTCAACTCCGATTTGAGGCAGGCGGGGCTGCGCGAGCTCGATCCGGCGCAGGGTCCCCGGGACGGCGAAAACCAGCGGAACGAGGAGTAG